Proteins co-encoded in one Tautonia rosea genomic window:
- a CDS encoding tetratricopeptide repeat protein has protein sequence MSQPLSRSRTSSPPALVVAGLALVVALATSGCRGGSSPGLRGMFPAAQRGSDVDAPESQALLARWMGTPRTDDQVRRVGGLTLRPDGWASKGRETEDQRAAEFEAAEQLYLQGDLDAAEKAFARIARKERPSGIKQFTDALSEIGGLDDFDRRRSPWGMRSLYYLGEIRFKKGNYVGAHDTFEELLKDYPGTPHLDEAVSREFQIAQTWLNQIRPAEDQPPLPWHARFRGGLPLIDTGGHAVAVLEHVRQNDPAGPLADASVKLIADHYSSVGDHETAAFYYDQLISDHPKSPLLHDALMSSVDSKLNAYIGPEYDFTGLAEARNTAKRAMQLFPERLTSTSDDLYHTLDLIADQEAERDYTMGEWYRSAGYVISAEYYFGGIVQKWPRSEWAEKARAQLAELATMPRKETAPSKMMVQPGGNDPFAQGISSGNPGGLGPGSTMGP, from the coding sequence ATGTCCCAGCCCCTGTCCCGATCCCGAACCTCCTCTCCCCCGGCCCTCGTCGTGGCCGGGCTGGCCCTGGTGGTTGCGCTCGCCACGAGCGGCTGCCGTGGCGGCTCGTCTCCCGGGCTCCGAGGCATGTTTCCGGCCGCCCAGCGCGGGTCTGATGTCGATGCCCCGGAAAGCCAGGCCTTGCTCGCCCGATGGATGGGCACTCCTCGAACCGATGATCAGGTCCGCCGCGTGGGAGGCTTGACCCTTCGACCCGACGGTTGGGCGTCCAAAGGCCGAGAGACCGAGGATCAGCGGGCTGCCGAGTTCGAGGCGGCCGAGCAGCTTTATCTCCAGGGTGATCTCGACGCCGCCGAGAAGGCGTTCGCCCGGATCGCCCGCAAGGAGCGGCCCTCGGGAATCAAGCAGTTCACCGACGCCCTCTCCGAGATCGGCGGGCTCGACGACTTCGACCGCCGTCGATCCCCTTGGGGCATGCGATCGCTTTACTACCTGGGTGAGATCCGCTTCAAGAAAGGGAACTACGTCGGGGCGCACGACACCTTTGAAGAACTGCTCAAGGACTATCCCGGCACCCCACACCTCGACGAAGCGGTCTCTCGAGAGTTCCAGATTGCCCAGACATGGCTCAATCAGATCCGGCCTGCCGAGGACCAGCCTCCCCTGCCCTGGCATGCCCGGTTCCGCGGTGGGTTACCTCTGATCGACACCGGCGGGCACGCCGTCGCGGTGCTCGAACACGTTCGTCAGAACGACCCGGCCGGCCCCCTGGCCGATGCCTCCGTGAAGCTGATCGCAGACCACTATTCCAGTGTCGGCGATCACGAGACGGCGGCCTTCTACTACGATCAGCTCATCAGCGATCATCCCAAGAGCCCCTTGCTTCATGATGCCTTGATGTCAAGCGTCGACTCGAAACTGAACGCCTACATCGGTCCCGAATATGACTTCACCGGCCTGGCCGAAGCGCGGAACACCGCGAAACGAGCCATGCAACTGTTTCCCGAACGCCTGACCAGTACCTCGGACGACCTCTACCACACGCTCGACCTGATCGCCGATCAGGAAGCCGAGCGCGACTACACGATGGGCGAATGGTACCGAAGTGCCGGCTACGTGATCTCGGCGGAGTACTACTTCGGCGGGATCGTGCAGAAGTGGCCCCGGAGCGAGTGGGCTGAGAAGGCCCGCGCCCAACTGGCCGAGCTAGCCACCATGCCTCGCAAGGAAACGGCTCCCTCGAAGATGATGGTCCAGCCCGGTGGAAACGATCCGTTTGCCCAGGGAATCAGCTCGGGCAATCCCGGTGGACTCGGCCCCGGCTCAACGATGGGCCCCTGA
- the lptE gene encoding LPS assembly lipoprotein LptE — protein sequence MAMARTNPRCGPGPCALLAAIAALAVIGGGCGYSLRAPFDESIRTVYVPIFRSFSFRDDLNIRLQEELIKEIENRTTYRVVDSPEKADTILSGTVLYAQKFNAVVSPNNLPRQLFADLTIEVSWEDLRNPTDPDKEPPKVTLTQTVPFFPEPGETAFLAYQEAIRRAAVDIVNMMEEPW from the coding sequence ATGGCGATGGCTCGAACCAATCCCCGATGCGGCCCCGGCCCCTGCGCGTTGCTCGCCGCGATCGCCGCCCTGGCCGTGATCGGCGGCGGGTGCGGCTATTCGCTCCGGGCTCCGTTCGACGAGTCGATCCGCACCGTCTACGTGCCGATCTTTCGATCCTTCTCGTTCCGGGATGATCTCAACATCCGCTTGCAGGAAGAGCTAATCAAGGAGATTGAGAATCGCACGACCTACCGCGTGGTCGATTCCCCAGAGAAGGCCGATACGATCCTCTCCGGAACCGTGCTTTATGCACAAAAGTTCAACGCCGTGGTCAGTCCGAACAACCTGCCGCGTCAGTTGTTTGCCGACCTGACCATCGAGGTGAGCTGGGAAGACCTCCGCAATCCGACTGATCCCGACAAGGAACCCCCCAAGGTCACGCTCACGCAGACCGTCCCCTTCTTCCCCGAGCCGGGCGAGACCGCCTTCCTTGCCTACCAAGAAGCCATTCGCCGCGCGGCGGTCGATATCGTTAATATGATGGAGGAGCCCTGGTGA
- the folP gene encoding dihydropteroate synthase, producing the protein MTSALFLLLIAIVVLGTLPGLADWTLPDRVVRRPAIMGILNLTPDSFSDGGLIPDLQTAVARAEQLVQSGADLLDLGGESSRPGADPVSIDEEIRRVVPVVDALAGSIGVPLSIDTTKPEVAQAALRAGAAVINDIQGLLGDDQMPRLVAESGAGVVLMHMQGSPRTMQQNPTYADVVTEVYDALASRIDRAESFGIDRSRIAIDPGIGFGKTADHNWQLLRHLDRFAGLGCAILIGTSRKRFLGALTGRDVSERTTASVVSSVLAIEAGADIVRVHDVEPMADAVKVWSAMRPSV; encoded by the coding sequence GTGACCTCTGCGCTATTCCTGCTGCTGATCGCGATCGTGGTACTCGGAACCCTGCCAGGGCTGGCCGACTGGACGCTGCCCGACCGGGTCGTTCGACGTCCGGCGATCATGGGCATCCTGAACCTGACCCCCGATAGTTTCTCCGACGGCGGCCTGATTCCCGACCTTCAGACAGCGGTGGCTCGGGCCGAGCAACTCGTCCAGTCCGGGGCCGACCTGCTCGACCTTGGCGGCGAGTCAAGCCGTCCCGGCGCCGATCCCGTCTCGATCGACGAGGAGATCCGCCGGGTCGTTCCCGTCGTCGACGCTCTTGCCGGGAGCATCGGGGTGCCCCTGTCCATCGACACGACCAAGCCCGAGGTCGCCCAGGCCGCGCTCCGGGCCGGAGCTGCGGTGATCAACGACATCCAGGGGTTGCTCGGTGACGACCAGATGCCCCGCCTGGTGGCCGAGTCCGGGGCCGGGGTCGTCTTGATGCACATGCAAGGCTCTCCGCGAACGATGCAGCAGAACCCGACGTATGCCGATGTCGTGACCGAGGTCTACGACGCCCTGGCGTCTCGGATCGACCGGGCCGAGTCATTCGGGATCGATCGATCGCGGATCGCCATTGATCCCGGCATTGGCTTCGGCAAGACCGCCGACCACAACTGGCAGTTGCTCCGCCATCTCGATCGGTTCGCCGGGCTGGGCTGCGCGATTCTGATCGGCACGTCTCGCAAGCGGTTTCTCGGAGCTCTGACCGGCCGAGACGTGTCGGAGCGGACGACCGCCTCGGTCGTCTCTTCCGTACTGGCGATCGAGGCCGGGGCCGACATTGTCCGGGTTCACGACGTGGAACCGATGGCTGATGCCGTAAAGGTCTGGTCAGCGATGCGTCCCTCGGTGTAA
- a CDS encoding glutamate-5-semialdehyde dehydrogenase, whose protein sequence is MASQVMSESLLDQCRSLAKRAKAASRSLASASGTAKNDWLTRSAEALRANVETILNANARDVAAAPEFGLTSAAVDRLTLNPARIDQIAVALEEVAALPDPVGEVIEGYRRPNGLEVTKLRVPLGVIFMMYESRPNVTADAAALCVKSGNAVILRGGKEARHTNLALHAVLADQLDASGLPREAVQYVGVTDREAVGLLLGMPEFIDLAIPRGGESLIRRVVAEAKMPVLKHYQGNCHVYVDAKADSAMAVSIILNAKAQRPGVCNAAETLLVHRDIAPQFLPDASAALARAGVELRGDEFSRSIVPSMTPASAEDWATEYLDLILAVAVVDDLDAAMTHIARYGSGHTETIVTDDLCAARRFVTEVDSSAVLVNASTRFNDGGQLGLGAEIGISTDKFHARGPCGLRELTTTKWVVFGNGHVRG, encoded by the coding sequence ATGGCTTCACAGGTGATGTCCGAGTCCCTTCTCGACCAGTGCCGATCGCTCGCCAAGCGGGCCAAGGCCGCTTCCCGATCGCTCGCCTCGGCGTCGGGGACCGCAAAGAATGACTGGCTAACGCGATCGGCCGAGGCCCTCCGCGCCAACGTCGAAACGATTCTCAACGCCAACGCCCGAGACGTTGCGGCCGCTCCCGAGTTCGGCCTGACCTCAGCGGCGGTCGATCGCCTGACGCTCAACCCGGCACGGATCGATCAGATCGCCGTCGCTCTGGAAGAAGTCGCCGCCTTGCCCGACCCCGTGGGCGAGGTGATCGAAGGCTACCGGCGTCCGAACGGTCTTGAGGTGACGAAGCTCCGCGTGCCGCTTGGCGTCATCTTCATGATGTACGAGAGCCGGCCAAACGTGACCGCCGACGCCGCCGCACTCTGCGTCAAGAGTGGCAACGCGGTCATCCTTCGCGGCGGCAAGGAGGCTCGTCACACGAACCTGGCTCTGCACGCTGTTCTCGCCGATCAGCTCGACGCCTCGGGCCTCCCTCGAGAGGCGGTCCAGTATGTCGGCGTGACTGACCGCGAGGCCGTCGGCCTGTTGCTCGGCATGCCCGAGTTCATCGACCTGGCCATTCCTCGGGGGGGCGAGAGCCTCATCCGTCGGGTCGTGGCCGAGGCGAAGATGCCGGTCCTGAAGCATTACCAAGGCAATTGCCACGTCTATGTCGATGCGAAGGCCGATTCGGCGATGGCCGTCTCGATCATCCTCAACGCCAAGGCCCAGCGCCCCGGAGTCTGCAACGCGGCCGAAACCCTGCTCGTCCATCGTGACATCGCTCCGCAATTCCTCCCCGACGCTTCCGCGGCGCTGGCCAGGGCGGGTGTGGAGCTACGCGGCGACGAGTTCAGCCGATCAATCGTGCCGTCCATGACTCCCGCCTCGGCCGAGGACTGGGCTACCGAGTATCTCGACCTGATTCTTGCCGTCGCTGTCGTGGATGACCTCGATGCCGCCATGACTCACATTGCCCGGTACGGCTCGGGGCATACCGAGACGATCGTCACCGACGACCTTTGCGCGGCCCGCCGATTCGTGACCGAGGTCGATAGTTCCGCCGTGCTCGTCAACGCCAGCACTCGGTTTAACGACGGCGGACAACTTGGCCTCGGGGCCGAGATCGGCATTAGCACCGATAAGTTCCACGCCCGAGGACCGTGCGGACTTCGAGAGCTGACCACGACCAAGTGGGTTGTCTTCGGTAACGGCCACGTTCGCGGTTGA
- a CDS encoding SDR family oxidoreductase, which translates to MRLRIVVTGASGQLGAYVLDRLGPSAHEVIGWSRSSPGHRAGFPIEPVDLLDLDAISQAIERDQPDAILHLAAISSVDQAFRDPETAFAVNATATGFIAARADVVGCRVVFASTDMVFDGVRGWREEDDEVEPRSTYGVSKKEGERQLFLPYPSLMNNAVVRLSLLYGPSRIGKPTTLDRVFDGLRAGHRQDFFVDEFRTPLDYATAAEALVRMAEEREHSGVFHLGGIERLTRFEMIGRLALHEGLPVDLIGQNRQDDVPASEPRPRDLSLDSSKIETALRGFKRPTLEGGLDRCRAEP; encoded by the coding sequence ATGCGACTTCGGATTGTCGTCACCGGCGCGAGCGGGCAACTTGGCGCCTATGTCCTCGACCGACTCGGGCCGTCGGCTCACGAGGTCATCGGCTGGAGCCGGTCCTCGCCCGGCCATCGGGCAGGATTTCCGATCGAGCCGGTCGATTTGCTGGATCTCGACGCGATCAGTCAGGCGATCGAACGCGACCAGCCGGATGCGATCCTCCATCTGGCCGCAATCAGTTCCGTCGACCAGGCCTTCCGAGACCCGGAAACCGCCTTCGCTGTGAACGCAACGGCCACTGGCTTCATCGCCGCTCGGGCCGACGTGGTCGGCTGCCGGGTCGTCTTCGCGTCGACCGACATGGTCTTCGACGGTGTTCGAGGCTGGCGAGAAGAAGACGACGAAGTCGAGCCGAGATCGACCTACGGCGTCTCGAAAAAGGAAGGGGAGCGACAGCTCTTTCTTCCCTACCCCAGCCTCATGAACAATGCGGTGGTTCGGCTCAGTCTGCTCTACGGCCCCTCCCGAATCGGGAAACCGACGACCTTGGATCGGGTCTTCGACGGCTTGCGAGCTGGTCATCGGCAAGACTTCTTCGTTGATGAGTTTCGCACCCCCCTCGACTACGCCACTGCGGCCGAGGCGCTTGTTCGAATGGCCGAGGAGCGCGAGCATTCGGGGGTCTTCCACCTGGGGGGGATCGAGCGGCTGACCCGGTTCGAGATGATCGGTCGGCTTGCCCTGCATGAGGGCTTGCCCGTGGACCTGATCGGCCAGAACCGGCAAGACGACGTGCCCGCCTCCGAGCCTCGGCCGCGTGACCTTTCGCTCGATTCGAGCAAGATCGAGACTGCGCTACGAGGATTCAAGCGGCCGACGCTCGAAGGTGGGCTCGATCGTTGCCGCGCCGAACCTTGA
- a CDS encoding ParB N-terminal domain-containing protein yields MDVRELPVDEIVLDPALNLRDQLDPETIERYAESSEDLPPVTVFDVDGQWLLADGFHRHAAFVSQNRPKIPAQVHAGSYNEALIFAAGANLTHGLPLRRQERRRAVEIRLRLDPERSDRQLARELGVSRDLVARVRNDLVGAGQIGPGEGRVGADGKFYPNPGLPRDPNERLPGRDDMPEEPRTRRNDDDGFDSPPRRGRSEEGAESGATPTNKEVPPFPGGTLGELRDLARSGPVPVATPTIDEMLELMTRQVMEVVCWVEGEDFAPAFASAGSQARQRFRVAVQALVDASAQLEDG; encoded by the coding sequence ATGGATGTCCGCGAATTGCCGGTCGATGAGATCGTGCTCGACCCCGCCCTGAACCTGCGCGATCAGCTTGATCCGGAAACAATCGAGCGCTACGCCGAGTCGAGCGAAGACCTGCCGCCGGTCACCGTCTTCGACGTGGACGGCCAGTGGCTGCTGGCCGATGGCTTCCATCGTCATGCGGCCTTTGTCTCGCAGAATCGGCCGAAGATCCCGGCACAGGTTCATGCCGGATCATACAACGAGGCCCTCATCTTCGCCGCCGGAGCGAACCTGACGCATGGCCTACCGCTGCGTCGCCAGGAGCGTCGCCGGGCCGTTGAAATTCGCTTGCGGCTCGATCCCGAACGCTCCGACCGCCAACTCGCCCGAGAACTCGGTGTCAGTCGGGACCTCGTGGCCCGGGTCCGTAACGACCTCGTCGGTGCCGGTCAGATCGGACCCGGCGAAGGCCGGGTCGGCGCCGACGGCAAGTTCTACCCCAATCCCGGCCTGCCCCGCGACCCGAACGAACGCCTCCCCGGTCGCGACGACATGCCCGAGGAACCTCGAACCCGCCGCAACGACGATGACGGGTTTGATTCCCCTCCCCGCCGCGGTCGATCGGAGGAGGGCGCCGAGTCTGGGGCCACGCCCACCAACAAAGAGGTTCCCCCGTTTCCCGGAGGCACGCTCGGCGAGCTTCGCGATTTGGCGCGCTCCGGACCCGTTCCCGTGGCCACGCCGACGATCGACGAGATGCTGGAACTCATGACCCGGCAGGTCATGGAGGTCGTTTGCTGGGTCGAGGGAGAAGACTTTGCCCCCGCCTTCGCGTCAGCCGGTTCTCAGGCCCGCCAGCGGTTCCGGGTCGCCGTGCAGGCGCTCGTCGATGCCTCCGCACAGCTTGAGGATGGGTAA
- a CDS encoding RAD55 family ATPase gives MTGQQRLGFGINTLDELLGGGLLPGTLTVIAGATGVGKTQLGLRWADQGRLAEGHRGVLCDLTSRGDAQNHAAYAQSQFDWSITPYRSDTNLDLASVWDFDRSLGDYFHPFSKAGRRVTRRDLEYDDWHAWKTDLARVLRKSVEFFYAQFVRGVRRVVIDGIEPSDRMSESIQFEFFEYLYHQVLRKEDDWAARELFREHYRANEPKVMAHRYDHASIGCLYLYTTPHVLLDDLMTQPIGEGDVFSNANTIILMGRTRHEGRMGRSLYVAKHRGSVCSDAIVPYRITDRGLEFDPV, from the coding sequence ATGACCGGTCAGCAGCGGCTTGGGTTCGGAATCAACACACTCGACGAGTTGCTCGGCGGCGGATTGCTCCCGGGTACCCTCACGGTCATTGCCGGGGCCACGGGAGTCGGCAAGACCCAGCTCGGCCTCCGATGGGCCGATCAGGGACGCCTGGCCGAGGGACACCGCGGCGTCCTCTGCGACCTGACCAGCCGAGGAGACGCTCAGAACCACGCCGCCTACGCGCAATCGCAGTTCGACTGGTCGATCACTCCCTATCGAAGCGACACGAACCTCGATCTCGCCTCGGTGTGGGACTTCGACCGGTCGCTCGGCGACTACTTCCACCCGTTCTCGAAAGCCGGACGCCGCGTCACTCGCCGCGACCTGGAATACGACGACTGGCACGCCTGGAAGACCGACCTGGCCCGCGTCCTGCGCAAGTCGGTCGAGTTCTTTTACGCCCAGTTTGTCCGAGGGGTGCGCCGGGTGGTCATCGACGGGATCGAACCGAGCGACCGCATGAGTGAGTCGATCCAGTTCGAGTTCTTCGAGTACCTCTATCACCAGGTCCTTCGCAAGGAGGACGACTGGGCTGCTCGTGAGCTCTTCCGCGAACACTATCGGGCCAACGAGCCGAAGGTCATGGCCCACCGCTACGACCACGCTTCAATCGGCTGTCTCTACCTTTACACCACCCCTCACGTCCTGCTCGACGACCTGATGACCCAGCCGATCGGCGAGGGAGACGTCTTCTCCAACGCCAATACGATCATCCTTATGGGCCGCACCCGTCACGAAGGGCGGATGGGCCGCTCGCTCTACGTGGCGAAGCACCGAGGAAGCGTCTGCTCCGACGCGATCGTGCCGTATCGGATCACCGATCGCGGGCTGGAGTTCGACCCGGTCTGA
- a CDS encoding type II and III secretion system protein family protein gives MFQVRYTHVRSRPVLGAVRFYVVVQVAGMCLGGSGLTAQETDIPPPVVSPPVVAPPVIPSPDVPAGGMIRIQTDTPPVPPPGDAGLPPVLEGEQEDEDESFPVPDPGKLIEAVDLPPSEVQLIVGRSRLFRLTRPLSADTLITYDNDGVIEVQPLTDPEARDLRFLNVIGVGFGRATVRLIDQERNLVQTLEAVVSIDEAALEERINTILEGSDITVRQVAQNVILEGQVANSKVMADVLELVRSELRLSGQAAVGSVASDLGFSAEEPALGTPVPPAAASPSGVQPGLVVVNRVKVRGPRQVMLKVKIAEINRTGLRQLGVNFQRLTDGTNINSIVGGVAGVTEFQPLLGIEQLLFADPLDTQLFGIFNDGDFRLYLNALRQNDLVRILAQPTLMTLDGQPARFLAGGSFPFPVPQIGIGGVATITIEFRDFGALLEFLPTILEDDSIRLDVQPIFSELNQNTGIAVAGTAVPGLTERSARTVVQLREGQTLAIAGLFSTRTNGSTQRIPLLGDIPVVGPLFSRNVIQTNETELIVLVTPELVEPVEAQAAPGPGELYQEPNDLEFFFLGRLEGKTRHPHRSTINYLDPFQVMKHFQSEDQWVVGPHGFAD, from the coding sequence GTGTTCCAGGTGAGATACACTCATGTCCGGAGTCGGCCGGTTCTCGGGGCCGTACGATTCTATGTCGTCGTTCAGGTCGCGGGAATGTGCCTGGGAGGTTCCGGGCTTACTGCCCAGGAAACCGATATTCCTCCGCCGGTGGTCTCGCCCCCGGTCGTGGCCCCGCCGGTCATTCCTTCTCCCGATGTTCCGGCGGGCGGAATGATTCGGATTCAGACCGACACGCCTCCCGTCCCTCCTCCCGGAGACGCCGGCTTGCCTCCGGTTCTGGAAGGCGAGCAAGAGGACGAGGACGAATCCTTTCCCGTTCCCGATCCGGGAAAACTGATTGAGGCCGTCGATCTTCCCCCTTCCGAGGTGCAGTTGATCGTCGGCCGGTCTCGGCTGTTCCGGCTCACGCGTCCCCTCTCGGCCGATACGCTGATCACCTACGATAACGACGGGGTCATCGAGGTCCAGCCGCTCACGGACCCTGAGGCCCGCGACCTGCGGTTCCTCAACGTCATCGGGGTTGGGTTCGGCCGGGCGACGGTCCGTCTCATCGATCAGGAACGGAACCTTGTCCAGACGCTCGAAGCTGTGGTTTCGATCGATGAAGCCGCACTCGAAGAACGCATCAACACCATCCTGGAAGGTTCGGACATCACCGTTCGCCAGGTGGCTCAGAACGTCATTCTCGAAGGCCAGGTCGCCAATTCGAAGGTCATGGCCGACGTGCTGGAGCTGGTCCGGTCTGAGTTGAGACTGTCGGGCCAGGCGGCGGTTGGAAGCGTGGCCAGCGACCTCGGCTTCAGCGCCGAGGAACCGGCGCTTGGAACACCCGTGCCCCCCGCCGCTGCCAGTCCTTCGGGAGTGCAGCCGGGCCTGGTTGTGGTCAACCGCGTCAAGGTTCGCGGACCCCGGCAGGTGATGCTCAAGGTCAAGATCGCCGAGATCAATCGCACCGGATTGCGACAGCTTGGCGTCAACTTCCAACGCCTGACCGACGGGACCAATATTAACTCGATTGTCGGCGGCGTGGCCGGAGTCACCGAGTTCCAGCCCTTGCTCGGGATCGAGCAGCTCCTCTTTGCCGACCCGCTCGACACCCAGCTCTTCGGCATCTTCAACGACGGCGATTTCCGGCTCTATCTGAACGCATTGCGTCAGAACGACCTGGTCCGCATTCTTGCCCAGCCGACCCTGATGACCCTCGACGGGCAGCCCGCTCGGTTCCTCGCCGGTGGCAGCTTCCCCTTCCCGGTCCCTCAGATCGGCATCGGCGGTGTGGCCACGATCACGATCGAGTTCCGAGACTTCGGCGCCTTGCTTGAATTCCTGCCGACGATCCTCGAAGACGATTCGATCCGCCTCGACGTGCAGCCGATCTTCTCCGAGCTGAACCAGAACACGGGAATCGCCGTGGCCGGGACTGCGGTCCCCGGGCTGACCGAGCGAAGTGCTCGCACGGTCGTCCAGTTACGGGAGGGGCAGACCCTGGCCATTGCTGGCCTCTTCTCGACCCGGACCAACGGCTCGACGCAGCGGATTCCCTTGTTGGGAGATATTCCCGTCGTCGGTCCTTTGTTTAGCCGCAACGTCATCCAGACGAACGAGACGGAGCTGATCGTATTGGTGACTCCCGAGCTGGTCGAGCCGGTCGAGGCTCAGGCCGCTCCCGGTCCAGGAGAGCTGTATCAGGAGCCCAACGACCTGGAATTCTTCTTCCTCGGTCGGCTTGAGGGCAAGACGCGCCACCCACACCGATCGACGATCAATTATCTCGATCCGTTCCAGGTCATGAAGCATTTCCAGAGTGAAGATCAGTGGGTGGTCGGGCCGCACGGATTCGCGGACTGA
- a CDS encoding tetratricopeptide repeat protein translates to MNLRTALPIPSVRMDRIGQTTSQECLGPDRRPELRGGRFLLGMLLFSLAVSSGCRSTLQKRKGDEPSFPGVSTDEVAGSALMNSMSTSANASSPTNPEPMPELTSQRTANVHLDLGRVFESRGQFAAAEGEYRRAIDAIDRKVDRATQALAHRRLAAALDRQGKFADAAPYYAEATRIAPKDYRTWNDAGYSAYLQGRWDEAIESLRKAEALEPNDPRVLTNLGLALAASGQEDEAMTILSRAGGPSAAEANLAYILAANGRTDEARTRYRRVLEVNPANSLAQKALGQLKIEEAKSAEAIASIPPPMVDPAVRPASFEAIGSTALPTKAAEDWSTDKPLRTAR, encoded by the coding sequence ATGAACCTCCGCACCGCGCTGCCGATCCCGAGCGTCCGAATGGATCGGATCGGTCAAACGACGAGTCAGGAGTGCCTCGGACCGGATCGCCGCCCGGAACTCCGAGGCGGTCGGTTCCTGCTGGGCATGCTTCTGTTCTCGCTCGCCGTGTCCTCGGGCTGCCGCAGCACCCTGCAGAAGCGCAAGGGTGACGAGCCCTCGTTTCCCGGCGTTTCGACCGACGAGGTGGCGGGATCGGCCCTGATGAATAGCATGTCGACCTCTGCGAACGCGAGCTCGCCGACCAATCCCGAACCGATGCCCGAGTTGACCTCGCAACGCACGGCCAATGTCCATCTCGACCTCGGCCGTGTCTTCGAGTCTCGCGGGCAGTTCGCCGCGGCTGAAGGCGAATATCGCCGGGCCATCGACGCGATCGACCGCAAGGTCGATCGCGCAACGCAGGCGCTGGCCCACCGACGGCTGGCCGCCGCCCTCGATCGACAAGGGAAATTCGCCGATGCGGCTCCTTACTACGCCGAGGCGACCCGCATCGCTCCCAAGGACTACCGAACCTGGAACGATGCTGGTTACAGTGCCTATCTTCAGGGCCGATGGGATGAGGCGATCGAATCGTTGAGAAAAGCCGAGGCGCTGGAACCGAACGATCCTCGCGTCCTGACAAATCTCGGCCTGGCCCTCGCCGCGTCGGGACAGGAGGACGAGGCCATGACCATCCTCTCCCGAGCCGGCGGCCCCAGCGCGGCCGAGGCGAACCTGGCATACATCCTTGCGGCGAACGGTCGAACCGACGAGGCCCGAACCCGCTATCGGCGGGTCCTTGAGGTCAATCCCGCCAACTCGCTGGCCCAGAAAGCCCTTGGTCAGCTCAAAATCGAGGAAGCGAAATCCGCCGAGGCCATTGCCTCGATCCCTCCTCCGATGGTCGATCCGGCTGTCCGCCCTGCCTCGTTCGAAGCGATTGGCTCGACCGCTCTCCCCACCAAGGCTGCTGAGGATTGGTCCACGGACAAGCCCTTGCGAACGGCTCGATGA